A window from Pangasianodon hypophthalmus isolate fPanHyp1 chromosome 16, fPanHyp1.pri, whole genome shotgun sequence encodes these proteins:
- the kcnk15 gene encoding potassium channel subfamily K member 15 isoform X1: protein MTCMWRKMKKLRKQTVRTLSLILCMFSYLLVGAAVFDALESESESARRRVSEQRRAELKARYRFTDDDYRELERVVRRAEPHRAGTQWKFAGSFYFAITVITTIGYGHAAPGTDAGKIFCMFYAVLGIPLTLVMFQSLGERMNTFVRFLLHRGKKCLGFRRTSVSMENMVLVGFLSCLGTLCLGAAAFSHFEGWTFFHAYYYCFITLTTIGFGDFVALQKKGDLQERTPYVIFSFMYILVGLTVIGAFLNLVVLRFLTMNTEEERERASLKRKERNLGSLADQNSHSTLFLPMEEGTSCTNLITSPGNECYCRPALPRPPSPDRQRSRLNSLCSCCYRFDLCPSLIPSRPSCNVDSVYYSSISYRIHGGSFTRENTGFSSPGSTLSPGHSFRELPRFRRKSI from the exons ATGACATGCATGTGGAGAAAG ATGAAGAAGCTGAGGAAGCAGACGGTACGGACCCTCTCTCTGATCCTCTGCATGTTCTCCTACCTGCTTGTGGGCGCCGCCGTGTTCGATGCGCTCGAGTCCGAGTCGGAGAGCGCGAGGCGGCGCGTGTCCGAGCAGCGGCGCGCGGAGCTCAAGGCGCGTTACCGCTTCACGGACGACGATTACCGAGAGCTGGAGCGCGTGGTGCGGCGCGCGGAGCCGCACAGAGCCGGGACGCAGTGGAAATTCGCCGGATCCTTTTACTTCGCCATCACAGTCATCACCACGATAG gttATGGTCATGCAGCTCCAGGTACGGATGCTGGGAAAATCTTCTGCATGTTTTACGCTGTTCTCGGGATCCCTCTCACTCTGGTCATGTTCCAAAGCCTGGGTGAAAGAATGAACACCTTTGTACGCTTCCTGCTCCACCGGGGGAAAAAGTGTCTGGGTTTCCGGCGTACGAGTGTGTCCATGGAGAACATGGTCCTCGTGGGCTTCCTGTCCTGCCTGGGCACGCTGTGTTTGGGCGCGGCCGCTTTCTCGCACTTCGAAGGCTGGACGTTCTTTCACGCCTACTACTACTGCTTCATCACGCTCACCACCATCGGCTTCGGTGATTTTGTGGCTCTGCAGAAGAAAGGTGACCTCCAGGAACGGACGCCGTACGTCATCTTTAGCTTCATGTACATCCTGGTGGGCTTGACAGTGATCGGAGCCTTCCTCAACCTCGTGGTGCTGCGCTTCCTCACCATgaacacagaggaagagagggaacGAGCGTCATTAAAGAGGAAAGAACGCAACTTAGGCTCTCTCGCTGACCAGAACAGCCATAGCACGCTCTTCTTGCCGATGGAAGAGGGGACGAGTTGCACTAACCTCATCACGTCTCCGGGAAATGAATGCTACTGCCGTCCAGCTCTTCCTCGCCCTCCGAGTCCGGATCGTCAGCGGTCGCGTCTCAATTCTCTCTGCTCTTGCTGTTATCGCTTTGATTTGTGCCCCAGCCTCATTCCATCTCGACCCAGCTGCAACGTTGATTCGGTTTACTACAGTTCCATTTCTTATCGGATCCACGGAGGTTCCTTTACCAGGGAAAATACGGGATTTTCCTCCCCGGGAAGCACACTGTCTCCTGGGCACAGTTTCAGAGAACTACCCCGCTTCCGGAGGAAGTCCATCTGA
- the kcnk15 gene encoding potassium channel subfamily K member 15 isoform X2 produces the protein MTCMWRKKLRKQTVRTLSLILCMFSYLLVGAAVFDALESESESARRRVSEQRRAELKARYRFTDDDYRELERVVRRAEPHRAGTQWKFAGSFYFAITVITTIGYGHAAPGTDAGKIFCMFYAVLGIPLTLVMFQSLGERMNTFVRFLLHRGKKCLGFRRTSVSMENMVLVGFLSCLGTLCLGAAAFSHFEGWTFFHAYYYCFITLTTIGFGDFVALQKKGDLQERTPYVIFSFMYILVGLTVIGAFLNLVVLRFLTMNTEEERERASLKRKERNLGSLADQNSHSTLFLPMEEGTSCTNLITSPGNECYCRPALPRPPSPDRQRSRLNSLCSCCYRFDLCPSLIPSRPSCNVDSVYYSSISYRIHGGSFTRENTGFSSPGSTLSPGHSFRELPRFRRKSI, from the exons ATGACATGCATGTGGAGAAAG AAGCTGAGGAAGCAGACGGTACGGACCCTCTCTCTGATCCTCTGCATGTTCTCCTACCTGCTTGTGGGCGCCGCCGTGTTCGATGCGCTCGAGTCCGAGTCGGAGAGCGCGAGGCGGCGCGTGTCCGAGCAGCGGCGCGCGGAGCTCAAGGCGCGTTACCGCTTCACGGACGACGATTACCGAGAGCTGGAGCGCGTGGTGCGGCGCGCGGAGCCGCACAGAGCCGGGACGCAGTGGAAATTCGCCGGATCCTTTTACTTCGCCATCACAGTCATCACCACGATAG gttATGGTCATGCAGCTCCAGGTACGGATGCTGGGAAAATCTTCTGCATGTTTTACGCTGTTCTCGGGATCCCTCTCACTCTGGTCATGTTCCAAAGCCTGGGTGAAAGAATGAACACCTTTGTACGCTTCCTGCTCCACCGGGGGAAAAAGTGTCTGGGTTTCCGGCGTACGAGTGTGTCCATGGAGAACATGGTCCTCGTGGGCTTCCTGTCCTGCCTGGGCACGCTGTGTTTGGGCGCGGCCGCTTTCTCGCACTTCGAAGGCTGGACGTTCTTTCACGCCTACTACTACTGCTTCATCACGCTCACCACCATCGGCTTCGGTGATTTTGTGGCTCTGCAGAAGAAAGGTGACCTCCAGGAACGGACGCCGTACGTCATCTTTAGCTTCATGTACATCCTGGTGGGCTTGACAGTGATCGGAGCCTTCCTCAACCTCGTGGTGCTGCGCTTCCTCACCATgaacacagaggaagagagggaacGAGCGTCATTAAAGAGGAAAGAACGCAACTTAGGCTCTCTCGCTGACCAGAACAGCCATAGCACGCTCTTCTTGCCGATGGAAGAGGGGACGAGTTGCACTAACCTCATCACGTCTCCGGGAAATGAATGCTACTGCCGTCCAGCTCTTCCTCGCCCTCCGAGTCCGGATCGTCAGCGGTCGCGTCTCAATTCTCTCTGCTCTTGCTGTTATCGCTTTGATTTGTGCCCCAGCCTCATTCCATCTCGACCCAGCTGCAACGTTGATTCGGTTTACTACAGTTCCATTTCTTATCGGATCCACGGAGGTTCCTTTACCAGGGAAAATACGGGATTTTCCTCCCCGGGAAGCACACTGTCTCCTGGGCACAGTTTCAGAGAACTACCCCGCTTCCGGAGGAAGTCCATCTGA